The Sulfurimonas hydrogeniphila genome includes a window with the following:
- a CDS encoding TIGR01458 family HAD-type hydrolase encodes MMFDESVKAVLCDIGGVLYVGEEPVESAVAAIREIKKHYPIRFLTNTTQKTSAQVVKKLQKMGFDIESEEIITALDVTKMFLAKEKSSAEFLLTDDALSFFNELKYYDKKYVVVGDAQENFNYKNLNRAFRKLMEGASLLAIAKNRYFKDADNELSMDAGCFVSALEYASGQSASLIGKPSKEFYHLACASLHVKPEKCVMIGDDIESDIKGAQDAGIKAALVKTGKFSKKDLSLGIKPDYLFDSVASIL; translated from the coding sequence ATGATGTTTGATGAATCTGTAAAGGCGGTGTTGTGTGACATCGGCGGTGTGTTGTATGTAGGCGAGGAGCCTGTAGAGAGTGCTGTTGCGGCAATAAGAGAGATAAAAAAGCACTACCCCATACGTTTTTTGACAAATACCACCCAAAAAACCTCTGCACAGGTTGTCAAAAAACTGCAAAAAATGGGCTTTGACATTGAGAGTGAGGAAATTATTACGGCGCTTGACGTGACAAAAATGTTTTTAGCAAAAGAGAAAAGTTCTGCGGAGTTTTTACTGACGGATGATGCGCTCTCTTTTTTTAACGAGCTGAAATATTATGACAAAAAGTATGTCGTTGTCGGAGATGCCCAAGAAAATTTCAATTACAAAAATCTCAACCGTGCATTCAGAAAGCTGATGGAGGGGGCTTCGCTGCTTGCCATTGCAAAAAACAGGTACTTTAAAGATGCGGACAACGAACTGAGTATGGATGCCGGCTGTTTTGTGAGTGCCTTGGAGTATGCCAGCGGACAGAGTGCTTCGCTTATAGGCAAACCAAGCAAAGAGTTTTACCATTTGGCCTGTGCGAGTTTACATGTAAAGCCAGAGAAGTGCGTCATGATAGGCGATGATATAGAGAGTGATATAAAAGGAGCACAAGACGCCGGTATAAAAGCGGCTCTTGTCAAAACAGGCAAGTTTTCAAAAAAAGATTTGTCTTTGGGTATCAAGCCTGATTATCTTTTTGATTCAGTTGCTTCTATTTTGTAG
- a CDS encoding DUF302 domain-containing protein, whose product MKYFLLLVTLLNVTLFANDIIIKESTKSVDTTIQKIKDIVTKKGLRVFTVVDHQANAKHIGMQMRSSKLIIFGNPETGTQLMQQDIVTGVDLPMKILVYQDRDKKVKVAYRNGSWLKEEHPLLSDKLVQKIDNALDKITNKAIQ is encoded by the coding sequence ATGAAATATTTTTTACTGTTGGTAACACTTTTAAATGTTACTCTTTTTGCAAATGATATCATTATAAAAGAGAGTACAAAGAGTGTTGATACAACAATACAGAAGATAAAAGACATTGTGACAAAAAAGGGTTTGCGTGTTTTTACTGTAGTTGACCATCAGGCAAATGCAAAACACATCGGGATGCAAATGCGAAGCAGTAAACTGATAATTTTTGGCAATCCTGAAACAGGCACACAACTGATGCAGCAGGATATTGTAACAGGTGTTGATTTGCCTATGAAAATTCTTGTCTACCAAGACAGAGACAAAAAGGTGAAAGTTGCCTACAGAAACGGAAGTTGGCTCAAAGAAGAACACCCGTTGCTCTCAGATAAACTGGTGCAAAAAATAGATAATGCACTTGATAAAATTACAAACAAAGCGATACAATGA
- the ribH gene encoding 6,7-dimethyl-8-ribityllumazine synthase codes for MQLIEGKLKVVNGKKIAIVSTRWNHFIVDRLVEGAKDAFDRHGGNEEDLTHVLIPGAFELPMIVDQLLASGKYDAICALGAVIRGSTPHFDYVAAEATKGIASMSLKYQKPVSFGLLTTDTIEQAIERAGTKAGNKGFEAMTVVIEMLDLYEVL; via the coding sequence AGTAGTAAACGGCAAAAAAATTGCCATAGTAAGTACACGATGGAACCACTTTATAGTGGACAGACTCGTAGAGGGAGCAAAAGATGCTTTTGACCGTCACGGCGGGAATGAAGAAGATTTGACACATGTATTGATTCCGGGTGCGTTTGAGTTGCCGATGATCGTCGATCAACTCCTTGCAAGTGGAAAATATGATGCAATTTGTGCATTGGGAGCCGTAATACGCGGTTCAACACCGCATTTTGACTATGTTGCGGCTGAAGCGACAAAAGGAATTGCAAGCATGAGTCTAAAATACCAAAAACCGGTTTCATTCGGTCTTTTGACAACTGACACGATTGAACAGGCGATAGAGCGAGCCGGAACAAAAGCCGGAAACAAAGGTTTTGAAGCAATGACGGTTGTGATTGAAATGCTAGATTTGTATGAGGTGCTGTAA
- a CDS encoding dehypoxanthine futalosine cyclase: protein MSRLTKEEALDLIRNADLKELGKMATNRKKELHPKGITTFVIDRNINYTNICWVDCKFCAFYRHEKDADAYVLSFDEIDAKIDELLEIGGTQILFQGGVHPKLKIEWYEDLVEHIHQKYPTITIHGFSSIELDFIAKVSRISIQEVLARLKAKGLASIPGAGAEILSDKVRDIIAPKKIDAEVWVDVHRQAHKLGIMSTATMMYGTVESDEDIIAHLDMVRNLQDETGGFRAFIMWSFQGKNTELLRLIPDMEKPSSNRYLRLLAVARLYLDNVPNIQSSWVTQGPYIGQMALKFGANDLGSTMMEENVVSSAGAAYHMAKEEMVHLIKDLGEIPAVRNTAYETLEIFQ from the coding sequence ATGAGTAGACTGACAAAAGAAGAAGCACTGGATTTAATCCGCAATGCGGATTTAAAAGAGTTAGGAAAGATGGCGACGAACAGAAAAAAAGAGTTGCATCCAAAAGGAATCACGACCTTTGTCATTGACAGAAACATTAACTATACAAACATCTGTTGGGTAGACTGCAAGTTCTGTGCCTTTTACAGACATGAAAAAGATGCGGATGCCTATGTGCTGAGCTTTGACGAGATAGATGCAAAAATAGACGAACTCTTGGAAATCGGCGGGACACAGATACTTTTTCAAGGCGGTGTGCATCCAAAACTCAAAATAGAGTGGTATGAAGATTTGGTGGAACACATTCATCAAAAATACCCGACGATTACGATTCACGGATTCAGTTCCATCGAGTTGGACTTCATCGCCAAAGTTTCGCGTATCAGTATTCAGGAAGTTTTGGCACGTTTAAAAGCAAAAGGACTGGCTTCCATTCCGGGTGCGGGGGCTGAGATACTTTCAGACAAAGTGCGTGACATTATTGCACCCAAAAAGATAGACGCTGAAGTCTGGGTGGATGTTCACAGACAGGCGCATAAACTCGGTATAATGAGTACAGCGACAATGATGTACGGAACAGTTGAAAGTGATGAAGACATCATAGCACATTTGGATATGGTGCGAAATCTGCAGGATGAAACGGGAGGATTCCGTGCTTTCATTATGTGGAGTTTTCAGGGCAAAAACACGGAACTGCTGCGTCTGATTCCTGACATGGAAAAACCCTCTTCTAACAGATACTTGCGTTTGTTGGCTGTTGCCCGTCTGTATCTTGACAATGTGCCAAATATTCAAAGTTCCTGGGTTACGCAGGGTCCCTATATCGGTCAGATGGCACTCAAATTCGGGGCAAATGATTTGGGAAGCACGATGATGGAAGAAAATGTCGTCAGTTCAGCCGGTGCGGCCTACCACATGGCAAAAGAGGAGATGGTACATCTCATTAAAGACCTGGGTGAAATCCCGGCTGTAAGAAATACGGCATATGAGACTTTAGAGATATTTCAATAA
- a CDS encoding multiheme c-type cytochrome, with protein MRKILWFGVLFATFLSAAVNYKQTNNCLKCHGGIEHIRATESGMAKAIAKKAAKAGYPKNSCIVCHGGNPATKHKSKAHKGSLKYFLSHEGPKEFYPAPGSTWVNKNTCGMCHKEEVAAQMNSLMMTEQGKIQGALWSFGGKEGYNHTVGTYQTKNPTDIHARLGTKKYQEYMQKLSKMEPQAFPEKMTQLPPAPTAQEIEKDPSLAVYTYLRQECLRCHTGSKGRQKRGDYRGIGCAACHIPYSNEGYYEGGDKSISHKERGHLLVHQIQSSRETKVTVHKQSYSGIPTETCSTCHNRGKRIGVSYQGLMETAYKATFDKDGNPQPKLHTKRYIHMQGDVHFKKGMLCQDCHTSNDMHGDGFLSGANAGAVEIECQDCHGTTKKYPWELPLGYSDEFKTSPQTGEARGVTKTMAEYLKQGSVNKADEGYLLSARGNPLIHATKKGNEVIMHLASGKDVVLKPLKLLKKEEKLSKAGLLAMDKITAHNDRLECYTCHATWAPQCYGCHVKIDYSGGKQNPDYLQSSHDHDIHGQTGIMRKSLKKYLVDGQVTETRSFLRWEDPALSQNGEGRISPTVPGCQTTITVIGKDGKALLQNHIFKIPNVEGAGAEGQNAIDMAPIQPHTIQKEPRSCESCHAMKKALGYGITGSQTTFDPSVDTIVDIMSADGKIMPTIVDEQIPAIPNLHFDYSKFLDENGTQLQTVGHHWKLSQPLSQSQIDKTDRAGACVACHQSIPEGNLAVSAMAHIAEMANINIDNKEHADILHKVLNLAAWLQVILGVFIGMLAMYIFYRLFIKKKSISSRNRGWK; from the coding sequence ATGAGAAAGATACTCTGGTTCGGTGTTTTATTTGCAACATTTTTATCTGCAGCAGTCAATTACAAACAAACAAACAACTGTTTGAAATGTCACGGAGGGATTGAGCATATACGGGCGACTGAATCCGGCATGGCAAAAGCGATTGCAAAAAAAGCAGCCAAAGCAGGGTATCCGAAAAACAGCTGTATTGTCTGTCACGGAGGCAATCCGGCAACAAAACATAAAAGCAAAGCCCATAAAGGAAGTCTGAAATACTTTTTGTCGCATGAAGGCCCCAAAGAGTTTTATCCGGCACCGGGAAGTACCTGGGTCAACAAAAATACCTGTGGAATGTGTCACAAAGAAGAAGTCGCAGCACAAATGAATTCTCTGATGATGACAGAACAGGGAAAAATCCAGGGAGCACTTTGGAGTTTTGGCGGCAAAGAGGGATATAACCATACAGTAGGCACATATCAAACAAAAAATCCGACAGATATTCATGCCAGACTTGGTACAAAAAAGTATCAGGAGTATATGCAAAAACTCTCAAAAATGGAACCGCAGGCATTTCCTGAAAAGATGACCCAACTGCCTCCCGCTCCAACAGCACAAGAGATTGAAAAAGACCCTTCTTTGGCTGTGTATACCTATTTGCGTCAAGAGTGTCTGCGTTGCCATACAGGAAGCAAAGGGCGTCAAAAAAGAGGTGATTACCGAGGTATAGGCTGTGCAGCCTGTCATATCCCCTATTCAAACGAAGGCTATTATGAGGGTGGCGACAAAAGTATATCGCATAAAGAACGGGGTCATTTGCTTGTGCATCAGATACAGTCATCACGCGAAACAAAAGTTACGGTGCATAAACAGAGTTATTCGGGCATTCCGACAGAGACATGTTCAACATGCCATAATCGCGGAAAGCGTATCGGGGTTTCATATCAGGGACTGATGGAAACTGCTTACAAGGCAACTTTTGACAAAGACGGAAACCCCCAGCCCAAACTTCATACCAAACGATACATTCATATGCAGGGAGATGTGCACTTCAAAAAGGGAATGCTGTGTCAGGATTGCCACACATCCAATGATATGCACGGAGACGGTTTTTTAAGCGGAGCCAATGCCGGTGCTGTAGAGATAGAGTGTCAGGACTGCCACGGAACAACAAAAAAATATCCCTGGGAACTGCCATTGGGTTACAGTGATGAGTTTAAGACATCTCCGCAGACAGGAGAAGCCAGAGGCGTTACAAAGACGATGGCAGAGTATCTAAAACAGGGAAGTGTCAATAAAGCGGATGAGGGTTATCTGCTTTCGGCACGGGGAAATCCTTTGATACATGCAACCAAAAAAGGCAATGAAGTTATAATGCATTTGGCAAGCGGAAAAGATGTAGTGCTCAAACCGCTCAAACTGCTTAAAAAAGAGGAAAAACTCTCAAAAGCCGGACTGCTGGCAATGGACAAGATTACAGCACACAATGACAGACTTGAGTGTTACACCTGTCATGCAACATGGGCACCACAGTGTTACGGTTGTCATGTGAAAATTGACTACAGCGGCGGAAAACAAAACCCTGATTATCTGCAGTCTTCTCATGATCATGATATACACGGACAAACAGGTATTATGCGAAAATCATTGAAAAAATATCTGGTTGACGGACAGGTTACCGAAACAAGAAGTTTTTTACGCTGGGAAGATCCGGCTCTGTCCCAAAACGGAGAAGGACGTATAAGCCCGACTGTTCCGGGATGCCAGACAACGATTACCGTTATCGGGAAAGACGGTAAGGCGCTTTTGCAAAATCACATTTTTAAAATACCAAATGTCGAAGGTGCAGGAGCTGAAGGTCAAAATGCCATTGATATGGCACCGATTCAGCCTCATACCATTCAAAAAGAACCAAGAAGCTGTGAAAGCTGTCATGCAATGAAAAAAGCACTCGGGTACGGTATAACAGGTTCGCAAACAACATTTGATCCTTCTGTGGATACTATAGTCGATATCATGAGTGCTGATGGAAAAATAATGCCGACGATTGTAGATGAACAAATTCCTGCCATACCGAATCTTCATTTTGACTACTCAAAATTTTTAGATGAAAACGGAACGCAACTGCAGACTGTCGGGCATCACTGGAAACTTTCACAGCCTCTGAGTCAGTCACAGATTGATAAAACAGACAGAGCCGGAGCCTGTGTGGCCTGTCACCAAAGTATACCGGAAGGAAATCTGGCAGTTTCCGCAATGGCACATATTGCAGAGATGGCAAATATAAATATAGACAACAAAGAACATGCCGATATTTTACATAAAGTTTTAAATTTAGCTGCATGGCTTCAGGTAATTCTGGGTGTATTTATTGGTATGCTTGCAATGTATATTTTTTATAGGCTTTTTATTAAAAAGAAGTCTATCAGTTCACGAAACAGAGGATGGAAATAA
- a CDS encoding M16 family metallopeptidase — protein MKLFFIILAIGQIIMAAQIDYIEVKGIKVPLIFEQDKRLPLVNTQIVFTNSGTITDTKIPGLAKFSSKLLNEGTKKLGSNGFSEELESRAIHISANTGSETFVIEMSSLKDEFENATKFLNTLLKDPNYSEAALSKVKTMTLGSLSRKENDYDYVASNELKKLLFPGTPLAQPASGTVESVKSIELEDVKEFVKQHLVVARAIIVIGGDLDIKEVKENMAKILNTLPKGKSEPLPHFQASDKPKESILKRETEQAYIYFGSPYNMAVNDEEYYKARVATFILGTGGFGSRLMEEIRVKRGLAYSAYARVHVNKSVSYMDGYLQTKLDSMDEAKKTVINVISEFVHKGVSKEELEQTKKFLLGSEPLRVETMSQRLQRTFMDYYKGFSLNHSETELKKIKKLKLKDLNDFIKKHTEILEQSFAIVTK, from the coding sequence ATGAAACTTTTTTTTATAATATTAGCAATAGGACAGATAATCATGGCAGCACAAATAGACTATATAGAAGTAAAGGGAATCAAAGTCCCGCTTATTTTTGAGCAGGATAAAAGACTTCCCCTTGTCAACACACAGATTGTGTTTACAAACAGCGGAACGATAACAGATACAAAAATACCTGGATTGGCAAAATTTTCTTCAAAACTTCTCAATGAGGGAACAAAAAAACTGGGTTCCAACGGCTTTTCTGAGGAGCTTGAGTCTCGGGCGATTCACATATCTGCAAATACAGGCAGTGAGACCTTTGTAATTGAAATGAGTTCGCTTAAAGATGAGTTTGAAAATGCCACAAAGTTTTTAAATACTTTGCTGAAAGATCCAAACTACAGTGAAGCAGCGCTTTCCAAAGTCAAGACAATGACGCTTGGTTCACTTAGCCGCAAAGAGAATGACTACGATTATGTTGCATCAAACGAACTCAAAAAGCTTCTTTTCCCAGGCACACCGCTGGCACAGCCTGCATCGGGCACTGTAGAGAGCGTAAAAAGCATAGAACTAGAGGATGTAAAAGAGTTTGTGAAGCAGCATTTGGTTGTGGCTAGAGCTATCATTGTCATCGGAGGTGATCTTGATATAAAAGAAGTCAAAGAGAATATGGCCAAAATTTTAAATACACTGCCAAAAGGCAAAAGCGAACCTCTGCCGCATTTTCAAGCGAGTGACAAGCCAAAAGAGAGTATTTTAAAAAGAGAAACAGAACAGGCATACATCTATTTCGGCTCACCGTATAATATGGCTGTAAATGATGAAGAGTATTACAAAGCCAGAGTGGCAACCTTTATACTCGGAACAGGCGGTTTTGGCAGTCGTCTGATGGAAGAGATTCGTGTCAAACGCGGACTTGCCTACTCCGCCTATGCTCGGGTACATGTAAACAAATCTGTTTCGTATATGGACGGATATCTGCAGACAAAACTTGACTCAATGGATGAGGCGAAAAAAACAGTCATAAATGTGATTTCGGAATTTGTTCACAAAGGTGTAAGCAAAGAAGAGCTTGAACAGACAAAGAAATTTCTTCTCGGCAGTGAACCGTTACGGGTAGAAACCATGAGCCAAAGACTGCAACGCACCTTTATGGACTACTACAAAGGTTTTTCTCTGAATCATTCAGAAACAGAACTCAAAAAAATTAAAAAATTAAAGCTCAAAGATTTGAATGATTTTATCAAAAAGCATACAGAGATCCTAGAGCAGAGCTTTGCGATAGTAACGAAGTAG
- a CDS encoding AAA family ATPase, with protein sequence MTLIGQIDRILFESEGFFIAVLKSGEKISGTYFESDVESIKGSAITLEGEWVEHKKYGKTFKFETLKVNQNELFFFLNKIIKGFTKKLSADLIEHFGAEELVEILDNDIEKLLEFKGIKEKRLKKIQASWKQFRSMRRLGEFLSPYDVTPALLTTIATAMKDVDEPCTKIKENPYILTNINSIGFKRADELALKMGITPENEQRISSAMDYVLLNYCEAQGNSCIAKEVLFGGLDELLGFVNKENLYEAALVERVAEQSIVIMKNDRVSPVRLYDAEKFLYDDFTTRAKLDSGGFVKDLDAFLSESSLKLGEQQKTAVEMINKGASLLFLVGYAGTGKSTTSKTILELLNTRYDKKEIITCALSGIASQRISDTTGFESATIQSLLVKHEGSDKFPYSVVLIDEASMINSSLFARVMHKISKKAIVIIVGDDAQLPPIGAGNVLSDVLTLALAPTVKLTQIYRQSEEQAITLIANQIRQAEIPEYRQKYEDFEFVDVSIQNYYALKNQLSQEELKNLREDNSQQIIAEIIHRVVESIEKARYRLSNKQIKEYLNYFQVITPMKGGILGSNNLNKVLQEYFNPNPKKCVKRGELEFRLMDKVVHTKNENMVSWSGEGFKEGEEANERRIFNGMSGLLFKIDEEEEQVFVFYPNEDVVVRYEYEELKSHLMLSYALTIHKVQGMEYDIVVIPMSFTHYIMHNTKLIYTAITRAKHKCIVIGEGGAFENACRRVDVTRRDTVLLELK encoded by the coding sequence GTGACACTCATAGGGCAAATCGACAGAATTCTTTTTGAATCCGAGGGCTTTTTCATTGCTGTTTTAAAAAGCGGTGAAAAAATCAGCGGGACCTATTTTGAAAGTGATGTCGAGAGTATTAAAGGGTCTGCAATTACCCTGGAAGGGGAGTGGGTTGAGCATAAAAAGTATGGCAAGACTTTTAAATTTGAGACACTCAAAGTCAACCAGAATGAACTCTTTTTCTTTTTAAATAAAATCATTAAAGGCTTTACAAAAAAACTCTCTGCGGATCTGATAGAACATTTCGGCGCGGAAGAACTTGTAGAAATTTTGGACAATGACATAGAAAAACTGCTGGAGTTCAAAGGCATTAAAGAAAAACGGCTCAAAAAAATCCAGGCTTCATGGAAACAGTTTCGTTCCATGCGTCGGCTGGGGGAGTTTTTAAGCCCTTATGATGTAACACCGGCACTGTTGACAACGATTGCCACCGCGATGAAAGATGTGGACGAGCCGTGCACAAAAATCAAAGAAAATCCCTACATTCTGACAAATATCAACTCCATAGGTTTCAAACGTGCGGATGAACTGGCACTGAAAATGGGCATAACACCTGAGAATGAACAGCGTATCAGTTCGGCTATGGATTATGTGCTGCTGAACTACTGTGAGGCACAGGGAAACAGCTGCATAGCAAAAGAGGTGCTTTTTGGCGGTCTGGACGAACTGCTCGGGTTTGTCAACAAAGAAAATCTGTATGAGGCGGCTTTGGTGGAGCGGGTGGCTGAACAAAGTATAGTGATTATGAAAAACGATCGGGTTTCTCCTGTACGTCTGTATGATGCAGAGAAGTTTTTGTATGATGATTTTACAACGCGAGCAAAACTTGACAGCGGCGGATTTGTCAAAGACCTTGATGCTTTTTTGTCTGAGAGTTCTCTTAAGCTCGGCGAACAGCAAAAAACTGCCGTGGAGATGATAAATAAGGGCGCTTCTTTACTTTTTTTAGTCGGGTATGCCGGAACGGGAAAAAGCACGACAAGCAAAACAATTTTAGAACTGCTTAATACCCGATATGATAAAAAAGAGATAATTACCTGTGCTTTGAGTGGCATTGCTTCCCAGCGTATTAGCGACACAACGGGTTTTGAGTCTGCAACAATTCAGTCACTGCTAGTCAAACATGAGGGAAGTGACAAATTTCCCTATTCGGTTGTATTGATTGATGAAGCCTCTATGATAAACTCTTCATTGTTTGCACGGGTGATGCACAAAATTTCTAAAAAGGCCATTGTCATTATTGTCGGAGATGATGCGCAGCTGCCGCCAATAGGTGCGGGAAATGTGCTGAGTGATGTACTGACGCTTGCGCTTGCTCCTACTGTGAAACTGACGCAGATTTACAGACAGAGTGAAGAACAGGCGATTACCCTCATCGCCAACCAAATCCGTCAGGCAGAGATTCCCGAGTATCGGCAAAAATATGAAGATTTCGAGTTTGTCGATGTCAGTATTCAAAACTATTATGCGCTGAAAAACCAACTCTCACAGGAGGAGTTAAAAAACCTCAGAGAGGACAACTCACAACAGATTATTGCGGAGATTATTCACCGGGTTGTCGAGTCTATAGAAAAAGCAAGATACCGGCTGAGCAACAAACAGATTAAAGAGTATCTGAACTATTTTCAGGTTATTACGCCTATGAAAGGCGGAATATTAGGCTCGAATAATCTCAACAAAGTTTTGCAGGAGTATTTTAATCCCAATCCGAAAAAGTGTGTCAAGCGGGGAGAACTTGAATTTCGTTTGATGGACAAGGTCGTGCATACGAAAAACGAAAATATGGTTTCTTGGAGCGGCGAGGGCTTTAAAGAGGGGGAGGAAGCAAATGAGCGGAGAATTTTTAACGGCATGAGCGGACTGCTTTTTAAAATTGATGAAGAAGAAGAGCAGGTATTTGTTTTTTACCCCAATGAAGATGTAGTGGTTCGTTATGAATATGAAGAGCTGAAATCACATTTGATGCTCTCCTATGCCCTGACGATTCATAAAGTACAGGGCATGGAGTATGATATTGTGGTGATTCCTATGAGTTTTACGCATTACATTATGCATAATACCAAGCTGATATATACCGCCATTACGCGTGCCAAGCACAAATGTATCGTCATAGGCGAGGGCGGAGCCTTTGAAAATGCCTGCAGACGGGTTGATGTAACCAGGAGAGACACGGTACTTTTGGAATTAAAATAA
- the nusB gene encoding transcription antitermination factor NusB, giving the protein MATRQQARMAVVSLLYAYDLGNGNTSEHSNEILEEKKIRNKQKDFALGLYEGVMEHIEAIDKAIVEHLKEWDFERLGAIERATLRLATYEILFSGLDSAVVINEAVEITKSFGTEQSPKFINGVLDAIAKDKKA; this is encoded by the coding sequence ATGGCTACTCGTCAACAGGCACGTATGGCTGTAGTCAGCCTTTTGTACGCATACGATCTTGGAAATGGCAATACTTCCGAACACTCTAATGAAATTCTTGAAGAGAAAAAAATCAGAAACAAGCAAAAAGATTTTGCTCTTGGACTCTATGAAGGTGTAATGGAGCATATTGAGGCAATTGACAAAGCTATTGTAGAACATCTCAAAGAGTGGGATTTTGAACGTCTGGGTGCCATTGAACGTGCAACATTGCGACTGGCTACGTATGAAATTCTTTTTAGCGGGCTTGATTCTGCCGTAGTTATCAATGAAGCAGTTGAAATTACAAAATCGTTTGGAACAGAACAGTCTCCAAAGTTTATCAATGGTGTTTTAGATGCAATAGCCAAAGACAAAAAGGCATAA